A genomic region of Friedmanniella luteola contains the following coding sequences:
- a CDS encoding LCP family protein: MPSSRDEDLDWLYGRSPRPDGPEPTRVLPPDAEGPVDARPAPSWTPPAPAPAPRPGPATTPGHDAPDPGRTPWAPPSGPPAAPPPAPAAAPPGRTGRTGRRRHPARTTLRTLALLVVLALVWLVGVPAYAWSQVGRVDDTPGGDRPGHQPGQTFLLVGSDSREGLSKAEQKKLGTGSTEGQRTDTIMLLHVPPGGQPALISIPRDSFVDIPGNGQNKINAAFAFGGAPLLEQTVEQSTGLRVDGYLEIGFGGFVNVIDALGGIEMCLPKAIEDEDSHLDLEKGCQELDGTTALGYVRMRKADPRGDLGRVERQREMLAAVASKAASPATVLNPVRYWRLCNASARSVRLGEDTSLWQVGTLALAMRTVAAGDGLTLTVPIADPDASTSAGSAVLWDEEEARAMFDDIARGDTSDLDRYAR; this comes from the coding sequence ATGCCGAGCAGCCGCGACGAGGACCTCGACTGGCTCTACGGCCGCTCGCCGCGGCCGGACGGGCCCGAGCCGACGCGGGTGCTGCCGCCCGACGCGGAAGGCCCGGTCGACGCCCGCCCGGCCCCCTCCTGGACGCCGCCCGCGCCGGCCCCGGCCCCCCGGCCCGGCCCGGCCACCACACCGGGCCACGACGCGCCCGACCCCGGCCGGACGCCCTGGGCCCCGCCGTCCGGACCGCCGGCCGCACCACCACCGGCGCCGGCCGCCGCCCCGCCCGGACGGACCGGACGCACCGGACGGCGTCGGCACCCGGCCCGCACGACGCTGCGGACGCTGGCCCTGCTCGTGGTGCTGGCGCTGGTCTGGCTGGTGGGCGTGCCGGCCTACGCCTGGAGCCAGGTGGGACGGGTCGACGACACCCCCGGCGGCGACCGCCCGGGCCACCAGCCCGGCCAGACCTTCCTGCTCGTCGGCTCCGACTCCCGGGAGGGCCTGAGCAAGGCCGAGCAGAAGAAGCTCGGCACGGGCAGCACGGAGGGCCAGCGGACCGACACGATCATGCTGCTGCACGTGCCGCCGGGCGGGCAGCCGGCGCTGATCTCGATCCCGCGGGACTCCTTCGTCGACATCCCGGGGAACGGTCAGAACAAGATCAACGCCGCCTTCGCCTTCGGCGGCGCCCCCCTGCTGGAGCAGACCGTGGAGCAGAGCACCGGGCTCCGGGTCGACGGCTACCTCGAGATCGGGTTCGGCGGCTTCGTCAACGTCATCGACGCGCTCGGCGGCATCGAGATGTGCCTGCCGAAGGCGATCGAGGACGAGGACAGCCACCTCGACCTGGAGAAGGGCTGCCAGGAGCTGGACGGCACGACGGCGCTCGGCTACGTCCGGATGCGCAAGGCCGACCCGCGCGGCGACCTCGGCCGGGTGGAGCGGCAGCGCGAGATGCTCGCCGCCGTCGCCTCGAAGGCGGCCTCACCGGCCACCGTGCTGAACCCGGTCCGGTACTGGCGGCTCTGCAACGCGTCCGCCCGGTCGGTGCGGCTGGGTGAGGACACCTCGCTGTGGCAGGTCGGCACGCTGGCCCTGGCCATGCGCACCGTCGCCGCCGGCGACGGCCTCACGCTCACCGTGCCGATCGCCGACCCCGACGCCTCGACGTCGGCCGGCTCGGCGGTGCTCTGGGACGAGGAGGAGGCCCGGGCGATGTTCGACGACATCGCCCGTGGCGACACCTCCGACCTGGACCGGTACGCGCGCTGA